One genomic window of Conger conger chromosome 7, fConCon1.1, whole genome shotgun sequence includes the following:
- the LOC133132522 gene encoding zona pellucida-like domain-containing protein 1, with protein MLSLGLAVVAMLLQEGSAVLYNCSSEYERIPGNKDLAVDCGTSLINLEVNLCTAQWAGVDPSDLSLNGERNNSLCRGVVDTSVDPAVIRYQLPVNHSLENPCRHSLQIVDETPGPGVFSSFSNIQSVVITGFIDTPRSSSGLISYTTDLYYHFSCRYPLEYLLNNTQIVASSVSVATTGNNGSFLSTLSMSVYNDTDYGYPLVVPETGLTLRTKVYVEVKATNLTGSFNLLLDHCFATPSPFNVSSNEKHNFFIGCTVDQKTTVARNGVATNARFLFEAFRFLEHRQQNKSSLYLHCIVRLCEPSKCQELVNVCNRRRRRDLEPYGYEASDSTVVSAGPIYTRDLGGAKESTGDQSGTIALAVGLTVASAGTAVIGAGGWLVAKKLHWGGTLLRAFN; from the exons ATGCTGTCCTTGGGCCTCGCAGTTGTGGCTATGCTCCTGCAGGAAGGAAGTGCTGTGCTGTACAACTGTTCCTCTGAATATGAAAGGATTCCAg GTAATAAGGACTTGGCGGTGGACTGTGGGACCAGCCTGATAAATCTCGAGGTGAACCTGTGCACGGCGCAGTGGGCGGGAGTCGACCCCTCCGACCTGTCTCTGAACGGCGAGCGTAACAACAGCCTGTGCCGGGGCGTGGTCGACACCAGCGTGGACCCCGCCGTCATCCGCTACCAGCTGCCCGTCAACCACAGCCTGGAGAACCCCTGCCGGCATTCCCTGCAG ATTGTGGATGAGACTCCAGGGCCCGGGGTCTTCAGCTCCTTCTCAAACATCCAGTCGGTGGTCATCACAGGCTTCATCGACACGCCTCGCTCTTCCTCTGGCCTGATCAGCTACACCACCGACCTGTACTACCACTTCTCCTGCCGCTACCCTCTGGAGTACCTGCTCAACAACACTCAGATAGTCgc GTCCTCAGTCTCTGTGGCAACCACCGGCAACAATGGCAGCTTCCTCAGCACCCTCAGCATGAGTGTGTACAAT GACACCGACTACGGCTATCCGCTGGTGGTGCCGGAGACAGGCCTCACCCTGCGTACAAAGGTCTACGTGGAGGTCAAAGCCACAAACCTGACTGGAAG TTTTAACCTGCTGCTGGACCACTGCTTTGCCACCCCTTCACCTTTCAACGTCTCCAGTAATGAAAAGCATAACTTCTTCATTGG GTGTACTGTGGACCAGAAGACAACAGTGGCGAGGAATGGGGTCGCCACGAACGCTCGCTTCCTGTTCGAGGCGTTCCGTTTCCTGGAACATCGGCAGCAGAACAAGTCCAGCCTCTACCTGCACTGCATCGTCCGACTCTGTGAGCCCAGCAAGTGCCAGGAGCTGGTGAAT GTCTGTaacagaaggaggaggagggaccTGGAGCCATACGGGTACGAGGCCAGTGATTCCACCGTGGTCTCAGCGGGCCCCATCTACACCAGGGACCTGG GTGGTGCTAAAGAGTCGACAGGAGACCAGTCCGGCACCATAGCGCTGGCGGTGGGGCTGACCGTGGCCTCTGCCGGCACCGCTGTGATAGGCGCAGGGGGGTGGTTGGTGGCCAAGAAGCTCCACTGGGGAGGCACCCTGCTACGCGCCTTCAACTGA